The following DNA comes from Megachile rotundata isolate GNS110a chromosome 9, iyMegRotu1, whole genome shotgun sequence.
GGAAACGATTAAGGAAAAACCAGTGGTGGAGAGCGAAGTGGACGGGTGTCATTTGCTCGTCAAACGTTGCTGCAACTTGCATCGGCATCGAAGATAAAACGCGCGTTTCCGTTTCGAATCGTGTACCGTTTCCCTTCCGTTCCGTAGACTCGGTGCGGCGTAGCGGTTCGCGGCTCGATTTCTCTTCGCGGCAAAAACGCTGGGATCGCGTAAAATCGATGGGTTCTGCTAATTATCCGCGCCGTGGGAACCTCGGAAACCCGATCCCTCTCGAACTTCTTtcgaaatcgtgcgaaaaaCTTGGAATAACTTCATCGACCGTCGCGTTTTCGTTCGATAGGCAGCGATATTCGCGGGACCATTTTTCGAGCGTCCCTTTCTCCCTGTCTCGCTATCCTTTCTCGTAAAGCGCACGCAACAACCCCTTCTTCTCTTCGTCTTCTTGTTCTCGTTGCTACGTGTTCCATGGTCCCAGTAGCGATTCGTCCACGGTCGCTCGTGCGGTAAATCAGGCCACGTTGACGTTTAATGCCGGCAAATTACACGCGAAATAAATGCTCGCGAAGAAAACGAGCCACCGCTGTCTACCGCCGACGAAATCGTGCCTAGAGGAAAGCGTAAAGGCTTACCGAACCTGCTATTCCGATtcccctctctctttctctgcctCCGTAGACCGCGTAGACTACACGGTGAACcagcattttttctttttaccaGGCGATGGCGTTTCTGCACGAGAACAACGTGATGCACCGCGACATTCGTGGCAGCAATATTTTGTTGACGAAAGAGGGCGAAGTGAAGTTGGTCGATTTCGGATTGTCGAGAACCGTGAAAGGCGAAATGGGCAAACGGTACACGTGTATCGGTTCGCCGTGTTGGATGGCACCGGAAGTCGCAGCGAGCAAAGGGAACACTTCCGACGCTGGTTACGGAAACCGCGCGGACGTGTGGGCGATCGGAATCACCGCGATCGAATTGGCCGATGGTAAACCACCGTTTCAAGACATGCATCCGACCAGGGCGTTGTTCCAAATCGTTCGCAATCCACCGCCAAATTTGTACAGGCCGTCGAATTGGTCGCAAAATTTCAACGACTTCATCGCCGAGTACGTATTCGAGTACGCGTGCATGATCCGTTATCGAGACTGATATCGTTCGAATCCTTGCACTTCTACTTTTAGGTGTCTCGAGAAGAATCCAGACAACAGACCTTTCATGGCGGAAATAGCCGAACATCCTTTTCTAGCGGATATACCCGAGAACGattttttggtaagttacgACAATTTGGCAGAACAAGCGGACGATACGAACGTAAAAAGAAAAACGACAACGATATTTGCAGATGACGAAAGAGATCAAGGTACTGATGATGGACGCGGGTACGAAAGGTAAACAGGAGAGGAGACCGGAAGTGATAGTTCGAAAAGGTTTCCTCAAGGTAATAATCTTGAACAAACATCTGTATTTACCGGATATACGATCTTTTCGTTTCTTCTTCGTGATTCAGACCCACCAAACGGATCCTCTTGAGCCTATGTTCATGGAAGATCTCGCGGCACTCGAGACGCTCACGGAAGACGCGATTTTGGACGAACTGCACGACAGATTGCGGCAAGGTTACTATCACAGTTTCATCGGTGACATTCTATTGATTCTAAATCCGAACGAAAAACAGGACATTTATGGATCCGACGTGAGTATCGATCACTTTATCGATCCTTTCGATTCTCGTCGATCAACCTCGCTAACCATCTACCATTTTCCTGCAGTATCACACAAAGTATCAGTTTAAATCGCGATCGGATAACGCGCCTCACGTATACTCGGTAGCGGATAGCGCTTTTCAGGACGTGCTGCACAACGACGAGCCTCAACACATTCTATTGGCCGGAGAGAGTAATTCGGGGAAAACGACGAACATGATGCATCTGATTCAGCATCTCATGTATCTGGGGAAAGTAAGTTGAACGAACATCGCTTAAACGATTCGCCACGTAAATAGAACTTTCGTTGAACTTCAGAGCCTGCAAGATACAGGAGCTAGACTGATGAGAGCCATAAAAGTGCTTCACGCGTTTTGCAACGCCGCCACACCGTTAAATCCTAACTCGACCAGATGCGTGTTCCAAGTGCAAACCACCTACGGATCTTCCGGCAAAGCATCAGGCGGTATATTCTGGTTGTATCAGCTTGAAAAGTGGCGCGTTTCTACTCGCGACAGGTAGATTTTCCGAGTGGCTGTACGGTTACGTTCGCGATATCTGAATCGATTCCGTGCAATCAAAATTACCGATTCGTCCGTACGAATCTCGAGGTCGCGGTGTAacttttaaccctttgtactctAACAACTCGCCGCTAAGAACAAGGTTTCACTTCCCGATCGTTCTAACGGACGCGTATCGTGGTAGCTAGGTTCGTAGTATGTACTTCGTCTGCTTCGATCAATCTTTTACCGCAAGTAGTTAGAGCGAACGAACGTTTTTTACCAACCTTGCATAAGTAGATCGACGGCTTAACGTAGGTCCAAACCTTAGACGCAAAACGGAGCGCAATACTGACAGCAATTCAAATTGTTCGGTAGTCTTTCGTCATCGCGTTCGATTTACGtcccgagtgcaaagggttaatttattaagtttctCGAATCGACACGCCAGTCACGCTTTCGATATGTTCCCAACAGAAACCAATCGAATTTTCACGTGTTCTACTATTTTTACGACGGTCTCGACGTCACGAACAAATTGAAACAGTATAATCTATCGTCTGGAAGAAGGATGCGATATCTTCGAATCAGCGAAAAGGGAACGGAACGAAAGCGATCGTTCAAAGTTAGGAACGATCCACGCGGGAACGTAACGAAGTTCGAAGAGCTGAgggaaaatctgaaaatcttagAGATGGAAGAATATTGCGAGACGATCTGGAAAACTTTGGCGGCGATTTTGTGTTTAGGAGAGGTTCGATTCGTCGAAGGTAACAACGGAGAAGCTGACATGGATAATCACGACGCTGCTAACAGAGGTACGATCTAATGGACAGAACGAATCGATTGTGAAATGTTGAAACTGACAAACGAACGTTTGCTCGCACTCCAGTGGCTCAACTGCTCAATCTGGACGAAAAGAAGTTTGTTTGGTCATTGCTGAACTACTGCATAATCAGCGGTGGCGCCGTGGTACGCAAAAAATACTCCTGCGACGAAGCGAAAGAAGCAAGAGACGTCTTAGCCAACACGCTCTACCAGAGATTGGTAGACTGGATAATAAACACCATCAATCAGAAGTTCACGGTTACTCGTACTTTGTTGTAAGTTCTCAAATGAAACACGTAGTGTATGCAAATATCTTTGTCATCGTTTGCCGATGTACCGGTGGCTTTAACGAACGCGTCAAGATCCTTTTATTTTTCAGCGGAGACAAATACGGGATCAGCGTGATGGACATGTTCGGATTCGAGTGTTTCGCGGTGAACCGATTGGAGCAGCTGATAGTGAACACGATGAACGAACAGATGCAGTGTTATTACAATCAGAGGATATTCGCCTGGGAAATGGTAAGTGTTCGATAGAGGGTGACGATCTCGAGAGAATGCATTATCGCAACGACGTTGATTCGTAGCAAGAACAAGAGGAAGAAGACATACCCGTGCAGCGTTTACATTTTTACGATAACAAGGATGCGATAGATCATCTGTTGAGCAAGGACAGAGGTTTGTTCACTTTGATCGACGAAGCGTCGAAACACATGATGGATTATCAGTACGTAATGAATAAAATAGAAGAACGATCGGGCAACGTTTACGTAAAACCGGCAAGCGCTCACGAGTTCACCGTTGCTCATTATACGGGAAAATTGATTTACGACGCCAGCGAAATCGCCGAGAAGAATCGTGACTTCGTGTCGCCAGAGATGATCGAGACTCTCAGGCTATCGAGCATCGAACCCGTGAAGGAAATGTTCACGAACAAACTGACGAAGACCGGAAATCTGACCATCGTCGTCGAACATCCGAAGGTCGCCGATAAGAAGACGAGCAAAGGAAAGTGGGGCGCGCTCATGCAGGAAACGTCGAAACCGAAGGTGAGAAAACTCGAATTTTCGTCTATTCGCACCTTGTTCCTGTGAAATTATTAgatcgatattatcgatatcgaGGACTAACGATTAGGCGATAAAATTACTTGTTTATATCCCTTTGCCGTGTAGACAAAAAAGAAAAGGAGATCTCTCGCGGTGAAACGTAACGAATTACAGTGGAAAAAATATGATCACTTCgcgattattattttacaaacagAGATTTAACACCGCATCCCGAGGGCAATACTCGCAGACACGGAAAATGAGAACGTGCGCGGCTACATTTAAATCCACCAGCCTTGAAATCCTTAAGAACCTTTCGGCAGGTGGCGGAAGTGGTGGTATCCATttcatcaggtgcgtcagatcCGATCTCGAAGGGGCGCCTCGTGGCTTTTACCGCGAGGTTGTTAGACAACAAATCAGAGCGTTGGCTATTCTAGACACTGCCAAAGCCAGACAACGTGGCTACCCGCACAGAATACGCTTCCAAGAGTTTCTTCGAAGGTAGATTACTCGTACAACGATTATTCGAAAAGAGTATCTCGATCGTTATTGTTGTTGTGTCGCTTATGTTTAGGTATCAATTCTTAGCGTTCGATTTCGACGAAAACGTTGAAATCACCAAAGATAACTGCCGACTGTTATTGGTCCGATTGAAAATGGAAGGTTGGATGATCGGGAAAACGAAAGTGTTTCTAAAGTATTACAACGAGGAATACCTATCGCGCTTGTACGAGACGCAGGTGAAAAAGATTGTAAAGGTTCAGTGTATGATGAGGGCCTTTCTAGCGCGTAAGAACATGGCATCGAAAATCACCTCGACCGTGAAGAAAGAAGTCGGTAGGTAATTCGATTTACGAAGAACGAGAGAACATTGGGTACGAGCCGGCTTCATTATTCGTTTCATTTCTCCGTTTTTTTGGTTTTTATCGTCGTAAGGCTCGTACGTTTTCCATTGgttacaagaaatttaacaggAATTGTTTCAGTGAAGCAAGCGTCTTTAAAGAAGAAACCATCGGTGGAATTGTCGGAAGATCAGGCAGCGGTAATGATTCAGAAAGGTAGGACGGACGGAAAGTAATTAATGGAAAGAGAGGAATTTGATTTTTGACGAGCCTAATAGCGTAGCAAGTCATTTTCATCGCACGTTCCATCGTACTCGTTACTGTTCCATAAACAGAAAGATATGACTAAATATGTAATCTGCTCAAATGATACAGCATACAGGGGTCATGCAGTGAGGAAGGAAATGGCACCCCAACTTGGGAAGGGCCAGATAGATCCGGAGAAGATGGACATGATGAAGTTTTACAGCAGCAAATGGAGATCGAAGAGTATATTCCAAGTCCTCCTACGTTACCGTGCAGCCCGCTATCAAGACCTCGTGCAATTCTCGCAACAAGTAAGCCTTGTTTGCCGTGTTTAACCCCGATGCGGCCATTGTTTATCACGGCACTCTGTCGTTTCGCCGAACAGGTTCATCTATTCAATCAAGCGATAGTGGCGAGTCTGGAGAAGACCAATAATCAAATATCGATAGAGAAGATCGACTCGAAAGTTTCCGCGTCCGGATACTTGGGCCAGATGAGACCACCTCAAGTGCACAAGCTCCCTTTCAACTTTTATAGCGACTTACCTTTCACGAGCGGCAACGCGGGGATGAAAGGTTTCGGGTGAGTCGATTTTACGTGACTTCTATCGTGAGTGTCTTTATTGCGTTAGTGGTAGACGTAAAGAAACGAGGGGTTTCGCTAGTGGGCCCAAATCGACCGGAGAGAAAACTTAGACGACAACCGTCCTGATTCGTTGATTAGTTTCGATCCTCATCGTTAGACGTCATCCACCATTTAAATATCGTATCGTGTGCGTAGTTAGTCCTCCGTGTCTTGTGTCCGTGTTTCCCCCTACTCGTAATACTGTCCACGGAATAGAAAGAAAACTAAAATAATAACGGAACAGCTACACGACGGAGAGAGCCTCGTGTAGCCCGTGACGCGTAAACGCGTCGTTGTAATCGACGTCTTTTGCTTTTTTTGTCCTATTGTCGCGCGCTTCCACGTGTTgcacttttctttttctttttttttctctctattATTTTGTTAAACTGCGCAACAAGTCACGCTCTCCTTTCTCGTTGTGTGTGCCGTCTCTATCGAGTTTAAGAGCCGCTTAAGAATCTCTGCGGAGACTTGTGGCGTCAACTGAGAAATACGTTCTCGCAGATCCGCGTCGTCATCGGCGTCTGACGACGAGCACGAAGCCTGGGACGCGCCATTACGGAGACAAACGGTGCCTTGGGCCAACAGGAACACTCGTACCAGAGGTGCCTATCACATTTTGTTTCATTCCCGTCGAGCCGCATCGATACCGATACCCGATCGTACGCCACTATTCATGCAGGAACATACATACGTTTATCCTACATTTTCAAGTCTCTCGCTCTtctgtttcttttctttatccGATCCGAGTCCGACGATCGCGCGTACAGGGTGCGCCTCGATTGCGAATCGTACGCGGAAACGCGGGAACCGCGAGTACGCGATCGAAACGTTTCAAGAAACAGACTAGGCGCGAGAACCGCGTACAAGCTGGCTCGACAGAAATTTTACTTTTCTCGTTTCACAATTCGGAACTTCGGTTTCGGGACAAAACCGTCTCGACGCGCGGCATTTATCGCGCTACAATCGAATTTAGAAGGGATTTCTTTCTCGAGGCAGCTTGCACGATTATCACGTCACTCTGTATAGTTCGTCCGACTCGGTGCATTTTCATCAGATTCTCTTTCTCTTGCAGTCGTAATAAGAAGGTGTTTCACCGAGTATATTGTCACTTAATCAATTTATCGTCGCTAACGATCGATCGAGATTCGCTTTCGTATGATCGTTTTACGGTTAAGAGAGGTGCGCGTTTGGGGCGACGAGACGACGGTCCGAGAAAAATCGAGACAAAAATCTCGATTGCCTGTGCCGAGTGGCGAATACTTTCCTCGGGAGAGAACTCACTCTCCATTGGATTGATCTGCATTTTTCAGACGTCGAGGTTCAAACAACGAACTCGCCACATCGAGTGGCGAATTCAGGCGCCGAGGGACAGAGTCTGATCAACACTCCGTTTTCCAGAGACCCAAATATCTCGGTCCGATGTCCACCGGAAGAATCAGCCCGAAGCAGAATGGGTAACTCCGGGTATCAACAACTTCCGAGCAACCGTAGTCCCGTACCATCTGCTAACGCTCACAATCCTCGCTCAGTAAGTTGGACGATATCGATCAGCCTTTCTTCTACTCTTCTCTCGCTCCGAGTCTCGCCCCGAGTTTACGCTCTACCTTTTGTTTCCACCGATACTTTGATCGTTCGTGTTTTCAGAATAATTACGATAGCACTGGATCGATACGCTCTAGAAAACACGCACCGCCACCGCCTATTCCGTTCAATCAGTCGCAACCACCCCCGATGCGTAGCACCGACAATTACGGTCAAGACGCTCGAAGTAAAAGCAACGTAGACAGCGGTAGCAACGATTGGGAGTTCGACGACAGAATTAACAGAAATGCCGGCAATGTTAATCGGTTCGATAAAGCTAACTCTACAAATACATACTCTGCTTTAAAAGTTCGTCAAACTACCCTGATCATTTTTTTCTTCGTCCTTTTCAGCGTCAATCCGATACAGGAACTGCAAATGATAGGTCGTAGAAATAACAATGTCGGTAACGACGACGACGAACCACCGTTCAATTTCCAGGTGCGTGAATTTTTTACCAACGCGTTCGCGTTACTTCATTCGGCGCGTGTCCCCGAAACGTAACGTCGACGTTGCTCTGTTCCAGGCGATGTTGAGGAAAACGAGTCACAACAGAGCGTCGATGAAACGTACTCCCGTCTACGATAGCTATGCCCCTTCACCACTGCCAGGTTCCGGATACCGTGGAACCCGTGAGACCGAGTCGAACGTTGTTTACAGAAGCGGCGGAAGTCGTAGAGATTCCGCCGAATGGAGTCCGAACGAGATGGTAAGAATGTCCGAAAAGTACGGAAAAGAAGGAGCTTGGGGAGAAGATCGGTCCAACACGGCTCAACGAGGCCAAACAACTTCGGAGAGCGTCACAGCGGAGATTGCGCCAGGAATCGTTGTCGAAGGCTACGTGGCCGAATTGTAAACAACGAACGCTTCTTTCGAGCATAATTCGCAAACTGTGTCCTTCTTCTTTCgatcaatttcgaaattcagcTACACCTTCTGCCCTCGTAAGCGAGAAGTATGAGTAAGTTGGGCGTGTGGTGGAGGAAAAACAACCCTTTCCTATAcgtgtcgatatcgaacgatgTTTCGAACTGTTTAAACGACGATAATAAATATGCGAACACGTCTATTGAAACGTTGTACGATTGAAAGGAAAAAGGACACGGCTAAACAACCGATGAACGCTTCTTATGTGTCGAACCATGTATACAAAAACTGGATTCAGTTGGAATTGCGAATGTCGCGTAAAAAGAGAAGAACAAGGAAAAGAAGAAGCGGAACAAAGAAGCTTGTAAAGATACCTGTAGATGTCCCGATGGAAACAAATGTAAGATTCGTATGATCGAATTGAACGATTGATGCCCAAAATCCACCAACGTTGCTGACTCGGAGAGACTCTTTTTATCCacaaatatgtacatacattgtatatttttagcacttttctttttctctcttctttctttctttttttctaaatGAACACGAACAACACGACGATACAACGCTTCTTTTGTAATTTCTATCTGTACCTCGAGCGACCGTGATGTCGGCGATTCTTGTCCAATGTACAATAATTTTTCATGGAAGGATTCGATTTCCAAAAACGTGCCTATGTTCTCGAACAGTTAGCAATGCTCCTTACCGACGCGCAGTATCTCATCGTCCTTTTTTTTATAACGGCTGTATTCGCAAACGAAGAAAAAATTACCGTTACCTTTATCGATAATTCGTACGGCCATGCGTACCTACCATGTCACACCGTTATTACAACGCAAAAAACGAAACGATCAAAAGGCGATCAAGTTCGTATATCCAATTCGAAACGATGCTTCTGTACCCCTTTGCCGCACGCAATTCACATTCATCGATGGAATCGAATTGTCATCGAAAAAGTGCACCTTGCACCATTTGCAAAGATTGGCTCCATTTGCAAAGCACGAAATTCCACTCACTTTTacgaagtaaaatatttataaaaatttcaaccgACTGATGCACGATtgtcaaaaattttaaacaataaagaGTTAAAAACTACGCTACTTTTATCCCGAAAGCAAATCCTTCTACCCTCATATCCCATCATTTTTCGTATCGTAAATGTTCTCAAAGCAACCAATAGcgataaacaattttattacttttcttataaaattttggcggatataacaataaaaatactttGCACCCTGTAAACGCGATACTGGCCATCGGACAGTGACTATAAAAgcgatatttacaatattatacgaatatacatttaaaaaataacaacgATCAACCATATCCTTGTTCGTTTACGAATCACAGAGaaattataatacttttaaGGCAATTATCAAACAGATCATTACATCGTTAATACGCATTTAAGAAAGTTGCGCAGAAAAGTCTTGAACTTCTTGAAGCTCGTTACCCAACccgaaattcaatttcaatctTTATCAACCCGAGGATTATCCTGATTACTATTCTGCTGCGAATTCTGCTTGATTATACTAACTAAGGCGTGTAACCGTGTAGGACGCACATTTTGCAGCACCATGTGCGCTTCCTCCAAGATCAGCAGACCATTATGAGCGTCGTTCGCCGATAGATTGTGCGCAAGTATTACGTGTCGTCTCCAAGCCGCATGCGTAGGGAGAATCTGAAAAATGATCATACTCGGTTCACGCCTTATCAATCGCTATATTACTGTAAACTCGTTCGCGATTATCGATATGATCTAAATAATTTCCTACGAACTGTTGATCTCGAGTACCTACCTGCAGACACCATTTGCAATTAAGCGACGGCGAGATCGTGTGGACAGCTTTGATATGTCTTCGTCGAAATCCCCAACTCGTGTACGTCCTATCGCAAAAGGGACAGGGAAACGGTGGATACGCAGCAGCACCCTGTACAGTCTCGTCCGGCAAGTCTGAACTGCCAGCAATTCCGACGTAAGCTGGAAATACGGAACGCAGAACTCTGGGATCTTGTTCCACGAAAATATTCGCTGTATCCTGTTGATCCACCGTTGGCTCCGAATACGAACGATTCGGTGACCGAAGCTCGTCGATGGATCGAGAAGTGTTCCAAGGTGGAGTTCGATCGAGGGTTATCGGAGGCCTAGACGAGGTTCGAGGCTCTGGCGAAGGTGTCGATCGTTCTCGGGCATCGGCGATCACGGTTACGGTTGGTTTTGAAGATCCTGCAAGTAATTCCAGTCTACGACTTCAAATTTTCTATGTTCGATCAAAGTCGACGCGTTTCGATCAAATGGTCCGTCGGTGACAAATGGAAGGAAAGGACGATTCAGCATGGATAAAGGTTCTTGGATCGAGGAATTTTTTCTGAATTCGTAAACAcgttttctttcaaatttacacCCGTATCTTTGGATACCGACTAACTTAAGACGTTCAAAGTTTATTTGTTCGAAActttttaagtttattttttaacatagtTACCAAGATACGAACGAATGCAAAAGAAAGTAAAATGCGTGTACGAGGAAACGGAGTACCGGCAAATAACGAgacaattaaaaatgtaaaataggtTTATTTGCAACCAGTCGCGTGTGTGTTTTTTCTACAATCGTATCTGATTCAAATGAACAATTAACTCGAAGCGTATCATGCCCTCCGCGAGATCAATCAACGAAATCAAAGAGAGCGGTAAACGAACGGAGGAAACCAAATTTGTTCGTTCGGTAATAAACGTTCGAAATAAACTTTCCAAAACTGTAATTCGCGTGAAGTCTCGTTACGGCACATTTTACGCGTTAAATACTCTACTAGCATATTTTATGTGGGATTAGGAGCCCATACCCAATAAAAGGAATCGTGGAATCGAATAGCCGACCGTGAACCTCTCGGTTTTGGGTCCGGTTTCAAATGTTCCCATTTTCCACGGATTCCTATACTTACGTTACTACTCTCAACATAACAGCTACTTCTCATTTACATGTACAGggtgttaaaaaattaataatcgcAGCTCAGAGGAACAGACATTTGCAAAGAAAACCTAGCAATATACTTTTCTTTGCAAAGGTTTTTTGAAAGTATCGCGATGGTTTCGCCTAAAAATTTACTTCTGTAAATCACGAGTATTACTTTCTTAACACCCTGTGCGTTAAGTCGCGATCttgtgcgcgcgcgcgcgcctGATCATACTGACGCATTATCATTTCGCGCGACACGCAATTCTCTACATTTAATCGCGTACTTTGCAGGTATTTGCAGTTCGCGGGTATACGTACACCTATATATTTAACTACTCGCGTACGTTAATGCGTGTGATTGCACAACCGCGTGCACAGAGAACTTTTGATCAGCGAAGGAAAGAGGGTTCACCACTTTCCTGAGCGGTTCGTGGTTTCGAAGGGACAAGAGTAGTTTCGTTGAGCTAACTGTAACACGTGGATTTCCCTTTAACCGACCAAGTATCTATGCACGCGACTGTACGTACTTTCCGTGCCGTCGAGTGTAAGACAGATCCCGCGTGTGTCCCTACGAcacaacgcgtaataatattagtatacACGTGTTATTGTAGATCGTCTACGACAAGAGTGCGTATTCGCGTGAACATCGTGAAGAAACGACAGGGAGGAATGTTACGTTGCTCAAAATACGAGACATAAGGTAcaagagaaaaaggaaaaaggaagGACACCTTTCGATAATTAAACGAAAGACAACGGTAGGTTCGTCTCGAAGAACGAAAAGATTTAAAATTGCGCGATCATTTGCCTCGTGAAAGCCAAACGTGAAGCGTATAGTTAATTGGACCACGCCTGAAACGCTTTCCGTCTCCCTACTCTCTCTTTCTTTAAAGGCATTCTGCTGTTTACTACGAAACTCTCGATTCTATCTATCGATTCTTCGAAAAAGCGTGTAGTCCATTAAGTTCTAGTCCGTTTTAAGTTGCCTTATTATTATGCGTGTACACTCATCAGAAATCCCCCATCATCGTCGCACCTTTCTTTATTCTATATCGTGTTATTCTTTCTACAAGAAAATTCGCGATTATCGACTCAGCGACAGAAGAAAGGATACGGAGAAACATCGAGAACGATTTCCATGACGATCCTACACGATCTATGACCGATCAGAACGATGGATCGGCGTAACAGAAAAATTTCACTCCAGCCAGTGGAAACGTTTACGTTTTACCCCTGACCTGAAACGCCCTAGTCATTGAGTGTAAACCGACCGCCTCTGGAACAGATACCTTTTCAAACCCCTATTGCTAGTATCGATCTTTGTCACGCAATTTTTCCACGTCTCCTCCCATTCGACGCTGTTCGGTGCAATGCCGCTAAAGTGCAACAGAACTTCCCTTATCAAATGTATTTTGTTACTATCGAACTGCTGTTTCCCCATCTTGCCGTTCACGTTACAAAGAATCCTCTCCTCCGGGGTAAAAAGAATCTTCATAAGGTCACAGGCCAAATGATCCATCGGTCGAGAAGATGCCCACGTTGAAATAATCTCCGGACTCGGCAGAAGATCGGCGTAAGGTAGTTGCTCATACGCGTACAGCATTGGCTTCACGTCCGAGAATCCAGTTAGGCCGGATAACCCAGATAAACCGGAAATGTCTTCAGCAGGGCTGTTCCCAGACCCTGCCACACACATCAGACCACAGCCTGCTTTAGACACGGATCCCCCTGGACGCGCGACAGTCGAACAATCAAACAAAACTCGACGagatttttttcgtttttttttttctttttagctCTTTAATACGATCGATGGATCGCGTATCGTTCGATTTCTCTCCTATGCCGCGCATGCACGCGTACGTTTTACTGGATCAgaaaaaaaatctaaaataatcCCAAGTAACTAGAAGTCAGGACTGCGTGTACTCGATCGAACGAGTACATGCCAAATGATTCTATCAAACTACGTACGTTTCTCTGTATGTTTTATCTAATCGTCATCTGGTTCCTTGACCTCTAGTCTCTTCGATCATATTTCTCTTTTTACAATTTGCTACCTGCACGCGCTTCCGTTTCCGCTAACGATTCGCTGAGAACATCAAGCGAAAccaaaagaaacgaaagaaagaaatacgTGCCAGACCAATATCGATCAACGACGGAACAACGATCAAAGCTAACTGAGTTACGTTAACAAAGCAGACGTCGAGCAAAATAATCGATCAAATTAGATGCTTCCTAACGATATAAGCTTGACTCGTTGAAAATCTTGCACAATTCTGTGAGTAGTGTATCCGTCAA
Coding sequences within:
- the ninaC gene encoding STKc_myosinIII_N_like and MYSc_Myo21 domain-containing protein ninaC isoform X1 codes for the protein MSDYGYGRRGGSDSRRSGSRGDDDDYEDRGRSTLQRLDSIQDPGKRYLLRECIGSGVCGDVYEAIDQQAGNKRVAVKVQKLTPESQSLIIEEYKVLRDFASHPNLPDFYGIYRRRSGKKTEYDQIWFVMELCDGGTVMDLVHGLLAMDRKMREEHIGFILREVIQAMAFLHENNVMHRDIRGSNILLTKEGEVKLVDFGLSRTVKGEMGKRYTCIGSPCWMAPEVAASKGNTSDAGYGNRADVWAIGITAIELADGKPPFQDMHPTRALFQIVRNPPPNLYRPSNWSQNFNDFIAECLEKNPDNRPFMAEIAEHPFLADIPENDFLMTKEIKVLMMDAGTKGKQERRPEVIVRKGFLKTHQTDPLEPMFMEDLAALETLTEDAILDELHDRLRQGYYHSFIGDILLILNPNEKQDIYGSDYHTKYQFKSRSDNAPHVYSVADSAFQDVLHNDEPQHILLAGESNSGKTTNMMHLIQHLMYLGKSLQDTGARLMRAIKVLHAFCNAATPLNPNSTRCVFQVQTTYGSSGKASGGIFWLYQLEKWRVSTRDRNQSNFHVFYYFYDGLDVTNKLKQYNLSSGRRMRYLRISEKGTERKRSFKVRNDPRGNVTKFEELRENLKILEMEEYCETIWKTLAAILCLGEVRFVEGNNGEADMDNHDAANRVAQLLNLDEKKFVWSLLNYCIISGGAVVRKKYSCDEAKEARDVLANTLYQRLVDWIINTINQKFTVTRTLFGDKYGISVMDMFGFECFAVNRLEQLIVNTMNEQMQCYYNQRIFAWEMQEQEEEDIPVQRLHFYDNKDAIDHLLSKDRGLFTLIDEASKHMMDYQYVMNKIEERSGNVYVKPASAHEFTVAHYTGKLIYDASEIAEKNRDFVSPEMIETLRLSSIEPVKEMFTNKLTKTGNLTIVVEHPKVADKKTSKGKWGALMQETSKPKRFNTASRGQYSQTRKMRTCAATFKSTSLEILKNLSAGGGSGGIHFIRCVRSDLEGAPRGFYREVVRQQIRALAILDTAKARQRGYPHRIRFQEFLRRYQFLAFDFDENVEITKDNCRLLLVRLKMEGWMIGKTKVFLKYYNEEYLSRLYETQVKKIVKVQCMMRAFLARKNMASKITSTVKKEVVKQASLKKKPSVELSEDQAAVMIQKAYRGHAVRKEMAPQLGKGQIDPEKMDMMKFYSSKWRSKSIFQVLLRYRAARYQDLVQFSQQVHLFNQAIVASLEKTNNQISIEKIDSKVSASGYLGQMRPPQVHKLPFNFYSDLPFTSGNAGMKGFGSASSSASDDEHEAWDAPLRRQTVPWANRNTRTRDVEVQTTNSPHRVANSGAEGQSLINTPFSRDPNISVRCPPEESARSRMGNSGYQQLPSNRSPVPSANAHNPRSNNYDSTGSIRSRKHAPPPPIPFNQSQPPPMRSTDNYGQDARSKSNVDSGSNDWEFDDRINRNAGNVNRVNPIQELQMIGRRNNNVGNDDDEPPFNFQAMLRKTSHNRASMKRTPVYDSYAPSPLPGSGYRGTRETESNVVYRSGGSRRDSAEWSPNEMVRMSEKYGKEGAWGEDRSNTAQRGQTTSESVTAEIAPGIVVEGYVAEL